One window of the Candidatus Cloacimonadota bacterium genome contains the following:
- the istA gene encoding IS21 family transposase, whose product MNNKKQKFYMWYEVQELTKEGLNKSQIRIETGLDRSTIRKYQKMTEEEFHNWIQDVRNLPKKLSGYRIFVKDLLTQKPYLSAAQIEDRLKENYRDLPKTHSKTIYNFVLGIRKQYDIPKPAKTSERQFAKLPEPDFGKEAQVDFGETWLQTKQGGRKKVYFLTMVLSRSRYKFVKFDDKPFTAKTSSEAHHLAFAYFQGVPKEIIYDQDSVFMHDENLGDYLLTKDFSSFCKTQDFKAVFCRKADPQSKGKVESVVKYVKQNFLRGRIFINIDLLNEQSLAWLKRTGNAKVHSVTKLVPAEQWEEEKNHLLPVKSKVENKKLKSYKVRKDNTVCFKSNFYSLPLGTYKDKESNVILEILEEDLKIHTSQKELICTHKLCNEKGQTIRNTDHGREKSKTLETYQKQVLEIFDNAEIAKEYFEKLHKNKSRYYRDNLQYIIKNHKTYSDENKKESILFCIENTIFNAKNLIDILDKKQAESQKEKQGLPEIKKLENRVKYTEESKYNNVETSNIKQYEKILS is encoded by the coding sequence ATGAATAACAAAAAACAAAAATTTTATATGTGGTACGAAGTACAAGAATTAACAAAAGAGGGTTTAAACAAGAGTCAGATACGCATTGAAACCGGATTGGACAGGTCCACAATTCGGAAGTATCAAAAAATGACAGAAGAAGAATTTCATAATTGGATACAAGATGTAAGGAATTTACCAAAGAAGTTATCGGGTTATCGAATTTTTGTAAAGGATTTATTGACACAAAAGCCCTACCTGTCGGCAGCCCAAATAGAAGACAGGCTAAAAGAGAACTACCGTGATTTGCCAAAAACACACAGTAAAACTATTTATAATTTTGTATTGGGAATAAGAAAACAATACGATATACCCAAGCCAGCAAAAACATCAGAAAGGCAATTTGCGAAACTGCCCGAGCCTGATTTTGGCAAAGAGGCACAAGTAGATTTTGGAGAAACCTGGCTGCAGACCAAACAAGGCGGCAGGAAGAAAGTTTACTTTTTAACAATGGTGCTTTCCAGATCGCGGTACAAGTTTGTTAAATTTGACGACAAACCATTTACGGCAAAAACATCATCCGAAGCCCACCACCTGGCATTTGCATATTTTCAGGGTGTCCCCAAAGAAATAATTTACGACCAGGATAGCGTGTTTATGCATGATGAAAACTTAGGCGATTATCTGTTGACCAAAGATTTTTCCAGCTTTTGTAAGACACAGGATTTTAAAGCGGTATTTTGCAGAAAAGCCGACCCACAAAGTAAAGGCAAGGTTGAGAGTGTTGTCAAATATGTAAAACAAAATTTTTTGCGAGGCAGAATTTTTATCAACATAGATTTACTCAATGAACAATCCCTTGCCTGGTTAAAAAGAACCGGCAATGCCAAAGTTCATTCAGTTACAAAATTAGTACCCGCTGAGCAATGGGAAGAAGAAAAAAACCATTTGTTACCGGTAAAATCAAAGGTTGAAAACAAAAAATTAAAATCCTATAAAGTAAGAAAAGACAACACAGTTTGTTTCAAAAGTAATTTCTACAGTTTACCACTTGGTACATATAAAGACAAGGAGAGCAATGTGATTTTAGAAATATTGGAAGAAGATTTAAAAATCCACACATCACAAAAAGAGCTGATATGCACACATAAATTATGTAACGAAAAAGGCCAAACTATCAGAAATACCGATCACGGCAGAGAGAAGTCAAAGACACTGGAAACGTATCAAAAACAGGTTTTAGAAATCTTTGACAATGCAGAAATTGCGAAAGAATATTTTGAAAAATTGCACAAAAACAAAAGCCGGTATTATCGCGACAATTTGCAATATATCATCAAAAACCACAAAACTTATTCAGATGAAAATAAAAAAGAAAGCATTTTATTCTGTATTGAAAATACGATATTCAACGCAAAAAATCTGATTGATATTCTTGATAAAAAACAGGCAGAAAGTCAAAAAGAAAAACAGGGATTGCCCGAAATTAAGAAGTTAGAAAAT